The following nucleotide sequence is from Micromonospora sp. WMMD1120.
TCGTTGAGGTACGTCGTCGGCAGCGCCACGTCCGCCGGAAAGGTGATGACCTGGGCCACCGTGTCGGTTTCCAGGTCGACACGGACCAGCTTCGGGCCGCCCGGCCTGGTGGGCCGGAACATCGGGCTGCCGGTGTCCAGAACCCAGAGCCGGTCGGCCGGGTCCACCACGATGCTCTGCACCGACACGAACGCGCCCGCGTCGTCGTCGCCGGACGGGTCGTTCCACGCCTGGTCGGGATAGGGCACCTCCTGACCGTCGCGCACTTCGACGACGGTGGCCGGAACCTCGTCCCCCCACTTCGGGAAGTTGACGAAGATCCGGCCCCGGTGCGAGACGCTCACCCCGGTCGGCATCGGGCCGGTAAAGGTGTGCACCAGCTCCAACTCGCCGAGCGGCTCGTCGCCGACCGGCCCGTTCATGACGCCCGTCCCACGGTGCTCATCGTTCCCCCTGCCGGTCGGTTGCCGCGCTCCGACAACGGCTATTCCCGCCCGGCCGTCCGATATGCCTCGCGGTGGTCCGAGCCGGCGCTCAGCGCTGGTGTCAGCGTGCCGGCACGGCGGGCAGGCCGGGGACCGGGACGTCCACAGCGAGCAGCGCTCCGTCCTCCCGGCCCGGCGTGTCCAGCCCCACCCGTGCGGTGCCGACGAAGAGTCGACGCAGGTCGGGGCCGCCCAGGCAGATGCCGGCCGGTTGCCGGGCCGGGAGCCGGATCTCCCGGTCGAGAGTGCCGTCGGGTCGGTAGCGGCGTACCGCGGCGCCGCCCCACAGCGCGATCCAGAGGTGCCCGGCCGCGTCGAGCGTCATGCCGTCCGGGCCGCCGTCGGCGGAGGGCAACCGCAGGAACGGCTCGCGTCCGCTCAGCTCCCCGGTCGCCGGGTCGACGGTGAACCTGTCGATCTCGCCGCGCGGCGTGTCGGCCAGGTACATGGTGGTGCCGTCGGCGTCGAACGCCGGCCCGTTCGGAATGGTCAGCCCGGTCACCGCGGGCACCGGTGCCGCGCCCGGGGTGAGCCGGAACAGCGTGCCCTCGCCGGGCACCGCCGCGTACGTCATGCTGCCGGCCCAGAAACGGCCGTGCGGGTCGGCGACGGCGTCGTTCATCCGGGTGGGCTCGGCCGCGTCGCCGACCAGGTCGGCGACCGGTCGGGGCTCCCCGGTGGCGGGCAGCAGCGTGACGCCGGTGCCGGCGGCGGCCAGCCACGCACCGGGCCGGTCGGCCACCGGGGCGACCGCGCCCAGCGGTACGTCGAGCCGGCGCACCTCGCGCAGCGGGGCGGGGGCGTCGCCGTCGGTCTCCAGCAGTCGGCCGGCCAGCAGGTCGACGAGGACCAGGCGGTCGTCGACCCAGCGTAGGCCCTCGCCCAGCTCGAGCCGGTCGTCGCTCCAGACGGTCGGTTCGGTCAGCTCCATTGTGGCTCCTCCCAGGGGTCGTCAGCGGACCGTACCGCCCGGCTCGTGGTCGAGCAGCGCCAACTCGTCGCGGCCGGGCAGGCCCTCCCAGTCGCCCCGGGTGGCGACAGCGAACGCGCCGGTGGTGACGGCCCGGTCCAGCCGGTCCGGTGCGTCGGCGCCGTCGAGCCAGCCGGAGAGCAGCCCGGCCACGAACGCGTCGCCCGCCCCGACGGTGTCCACCACCGGCACCGTCCGGGCCGGGCGGTGGTCGGTGCCGGTGGCGCGGTGGCTGGTCGCCCCGCCGGCACCGTGCTTGACCACGACCTCGGTCACCCCGGCGGAGAGCACCGCCCGGACCGGGTCGGTCTCGTCCGAGAGCACGGCCAGCTCGTCGTCGGAGGCGATCACCAGGTCGATCGAGGGCAGCAGGGGTCGCAGCGCGGCGGCGGCCTCGGCCACCGACCAGAGCCGCTGCCGGTGGTTGACGTCCAGGCAGACGGTGCTGCCCGCCGCCCGGGCGCGGCGCACCGCCTCCACCACCGCCCGGTACGGCTCCTCGCCGAGCGCGCAGGTGATGCCTGTGACGTGCAGCAGCCGGGGCGGTGCGCCGGGCGCGGCGAAGGCGCGGGCCACGTCCTGCGGGCCCAACCGGGAGCCGGCCGATCCGGCGCGGTGGTAGGTGACCCGGTTGATGTCGGCGACCCGGTTCTCGAAGAGGATCAGGCCGGTGGGCGCGGTGGCGTCGACCCGGGACCAGGTGAGGTCGACGTTCTCCGCGCGCAACGTGCGGCGGACCAGCTCGCCGGGCTCGTCGGCCCCGGTGACACCGACCCAGGCGGCTCGGTGACCGAGCCGGGCCAGGCCGATCGCCACGTTCGACTCGGACCCGGCGACGGAGATCCCGGCGGTGCCGCCCAGCCGCAGCGGGCCGGTGGTGCGGAAGGCCGCCATCGTCTCGCCGAGGGTGAGCAGGTCGATCACGGCCGGACCGCCGCGAGGAAGGCGGCGGCGCGCTCGCGCAGCGCCGCCGGGTCACCGCCCCGGACGGCGTCGCCGAGCAGCGGGGAGCCGACGCCGACCGCTGTCGCGCCCCGGTCGAGGTAGCGTCGCGCGCCGTCCGCGTCGACCCCGCCGACCGGCACGAACGGGGTGCCGGGGAACGGGTCCCGCAGCGCGCCGAGGTAGCCGGGGCCACCGAGGGAGGCGGGGAACAGCTTGACCGCCGTGGCGCCGCCATCGGTGGCCTGCACCACCTCGGTGGGGGTGAGGGCGCCGGCGAGGACCGGCAGCCCGAGCCGGCGGCCCTCGGCGAGGCTCGCCGCGAGGGCCGGGGTGACCAGGAAACCAGCGCCCGCGTCGGCCGCCGCGTGGGCGTCCTCGGCGCTGAGCACGGTGCCCGCGCCCAGGGCGAAACCCGGGCCGAGGGAGGCGCGGGCCCGCCGGATGGTGTCGAGCGCGTCGGCGCTGGTCAACGAGATCTCGACGAGCGCGACGCCGCTCTCGGCCAGGGTGAGCACGGCGGTCAGCGCCGCCGCCGGGTCCGGGCCGCGCACGATGGCCAGCAGCCGATGGGTACGCAGCTCGTCGAGCAGGTTCAGCACGGGTGTCCTCAGTGGATGCGATGGGCGGAGATGGTGAGTCGCCAGGTGACCTCACCGGTTGGCGGCACGATCGCCGCGTCGGTGGGACCGGCGTCGGCCAGGTCGAAGGCGGCGCCGAGCATCGGCTCGACGCCCAGGCTGCGGTAGGGGGCGTCGGCCGGCCAGCCGCCCAGGTTGCGCCAGAGCGCGGTGCTGCGGGGCTGGCCGTCGCACTCCAGCTCCAGGGTCAGCCGGTCGGCGTCGTCGACCACCTCGACGCGGGGGCAGTCGAGCAGCACCGCACCGACCGCCGTGCCGTCGTCGGCGCCGAGGGTGTCCAGGGTCAGGCCGGCCGGGGACGGCCACGGCCCGGTGAGCCACGGGGCGCCGGTCGGCCAGGTGCCCGCCGGCAGCAGCGCGGCGGCCTCCGGGTGCAGCCGGGTCGGGGTGCCGGTGGGCGCGACGAGACGGGCGGCGGGGGAGAGGCCGAGCAGGGCGTGCGCGGCCCAGACGAAGCGGTGCCCCGGGTCGGCGGCGAGCCGGTAGTCGGCCACCACAACGCCGTCCGCGTCGGTGATCCGGCGGCTCAGCGTGAAGGTCGGCCGCTGGACGACCACGGTGCCCGGCCCGGCGGAGCGCCACGGTCGCGACCACACCTCACCGTGGTCCGGCTCGCCGCGCACTGTCGGCAGGCACTCCTCCAGCCCACCGGCGTCGACGAACGCGTCCCCGGGGCGTACCTCGTCCCGGCCGGGTCGCGGGCCGCGCCAGAGCCACTCCCGGCCGCCGCCGCGCAGGCTCGTCCACCGTGCGCCGTGCGCCGCGTCGTACGCCACCCGCAGCGCCACCGGCCTCGCGTCGGTCACCACTCGGCGAACGACCCGTCGGTGTGCCGCCAGACGGGGTTGCGCCAGGCGTGTGGGGTCTGGGCGGCCTTGCGGACCGCCGCCTCGTCAACGGTGATGCCCAACCCGGGCCGGTCGAACCGGGCGATGTGCCCGTCCACGAACCGGAACGGCTCCCTGTCGAGCAGATAGTCGAGCAGTTCCGAACCCGCGTTGTAGTGGATGCCGATGCTCTGCTCCTGGATCAGGAAGTTCGGCGTCGCGAAGGCCACCTGGAGGCTGGCCGCCAGCGAGATCGGGCCGAGTGGGCAGTGCGGGGCGAGCAGCGCGCCGTACGTCTCGGCCAGCGCGGCGATCCGGCGGACCTCGGAGATCCCGCCGGCGTGCGACAGGTCCGGTTGGACCACGGTGACCCCGGCCTGCAACGGGCCGAGGAACTCGGAGCGGCCGTAGAGCCGTTCGCCGGTGGCCACCGGGATCGGCGTGCTGGCGACGATGTCGCCCAGGTGGTGGGCCTGGTCGGGCAGGACCGGCTCCTCCACGAAGAAGGGGCGCAGGGCGGTCAGCTCGGGCAGGATCCGGCGGACCGCGGCCAGCCCGGCCCGGCCGTGGAAGTCCAGCGCGATGTCCCGGTCCGGGCCGAGGGCCTCGCGGGCGGCGGCGACCCGGCCGATGATCGCGTCCACCTCGGCCGAGGTGGGGATCGGGGAGAGCTGCCCGCAGGCGTTCATCTTGACCCCGGTGAGACCGGCGGCGGCCTGCGCGGCGGCGGCGTCGGCCACCTCGTCGGGCTCGTCGCCGCCGATCCACGAGTAGACCCGCACCCGGTCGCGGACCGGCCCGCCGAGCAGCGCGTGCACCGGAGCGCCGTACGCCTGCCCGGCGATGTCCCAGAGCGCCTGGTCGAGGCCGGCGACAGCGCTGGAGAGGATCGGGCCACCCCGGTAGAAGCCGCCCTTGGTGAGCACCTGCCAGTGCTGCTCGATCCGCAGCGGGTCCGCGCCGATCAGGTATTCGGCGAGCACCGCGACCGCGCTGCGCACCACCTCGGCGCGGCCCTCGACCACCGGCTCA
It contains:
- a CDS encoding PDC sensor domain-containing protein, translating into MTDARPVALRVAYDAAHGARWTSLRGGGREWLWRGPRPGRDEVRPGDAFVDAGGLEECLPTVRGEPDHGEVWSRPWRSAGPGTVVVQRPTFTLSRRITDADGVVVADYRLAADPGHRFVWAAHALLGLSPAARLVAPTGTPTRLHPEAAALLPAGTWPTGAPWLTGPWPSPAGLTLDTLGADDGTAVGAVLLDCPRVEVVDDADRLTLELECDGQPRSTALWRNLGGWPADAPYRSLGVEPMLGAAFDLADAGPTDAAIVPPTGEVTWRLTISAHRIH
- a CDS encoding bifunctional 4-hydroxy-2-oxoglutarate aldolase/2-dehydro-3-deoxy-phosphogluconate aldolase → MLNLLDELRTHRLLAIVRGPDPAAALTAVLTLAESGVALVEISLTSADALDTIRRARASLGPGFALGAGTVLSAEDAHAAADAGAGFLVTPALAASLAEGRRLGLPVLAGALTPTEVVQATDGGATAVKLFPASLGGPGYLGALRDPFPGTPFVPVGGVDADGARRYLDRGATAVGVGSPLLGDAVRGGDPAALRERAAAFLAAVRP
- a CDS encoding SMP-30/gluconolactonase/LRE family protein, whose amino-acid sequence is MELTEPTVWSDDRLELGEGLRWVDDRLVLVDLLAGRLLETDGDAPAPLREVRRLDVPLGAVAPVADRPGAWLAAAGTGVTLLPATGEPRPVADLVGDAAEPTRMNDAVADPHGRFWAGSMTYAAVPGEGTLFRLTPGAAPVPAVTGLTIPNGPAFDADGTTMYLADTPRGEIDRFTVDPATGELSGREPFLRLPSADGGPDGMTLDAAGHLWIALWGGAAVRRYRPDGTLDREIRLPARQPAGICLGGPDLRRLFVGTARVGLDTPGREDGALLAVDVPVPGLPAVPAR
- the dgoD gene encoding galactonate dehydratase, with translation MKIERIETFLVAPRWLFCRVETDEGLVGWGEPVVEGRAEVVRSAVAVLAEYLIGADPLRIEQHWQVLTKGGFYRGGPILSSAVAGLDQALWDIAGQAYGAPVHALLGGPVRDRVRVYSWIGGDEPDEVADAAAAQAAAGLTGVKMNACGQLSPIPTSAEVDAIIGRVAAAREALGPDRDIALDFHGRAGLAAVRRILPELTALRPFFVEEPVLPDQAHHLGDIVASTPIPVATGERLYGRSEFLGPLQAGVTVVQPDLSHAGGISEVRRIAALAETYGALLAPHCPLGPISLAASLQVAFATPNFLIQEQSIGIHYNAGSELLDYLLDREPFRFVDGHIARFDRPGLGITVDEAAVRKAAQTPHAWRNPVWRHTDGSFAEW
- a CDS encoding sugar kinase; the protein is MIDLLTLGETMAAFRTTGPLRLGGTAGISVAGSESNVAIGLARLGHRAAWVGVTGADEPGELVRRTLRAENVDLTWSRVDATAPTGLILFENRVADINRVTYHRAGSAGSRLGPQDVARAFAAPGAPPRLLHVTGITCALGEEPYRAVVEAVRRARAAGSTVCLDVNHRQRLWSVAEAAAALRPLLPSIDLVIASDDELAVLSDETDPVRAVLSAGVTEVVVKHGAGGATSHRATGTDHRPARTVPVVDTVGAGDAFVAGLLSGWLDGADAPDRLDRAVTTGAFAVATRGDWEGLPGRDELALLDHEPGGTVR